A portion of the Amyelois transitella isolate CPQ chromosome 2, ilAmyTran1.1, whole genome shotgun sequence genome contains these proteins:
- the LOC106143639 gene encoding alpha-tocopherol transfer protein isoform X1, with protein MPTPDYSVELELGEPPPELLEYSRQHCGEDPNTRLQAIDELRDMIYERGECTPHRMDDEFLIRFLRARNFIPQRAHRLMVNYYQFKEDNPELFENIFPLDLRCIGDANVIAVPPYRDQEGRRLLHFRIGCWDPKSVPVEDLFKATILALEIGMLEQRTQILGGVAIFDLEDIGTQHAWQITPSVAAKIVKLLVSSFPAITHAIHIINHSWLFDKIYSIFRPFLNESMSSKIYFHGYDVKSLHKHIHPDHLPERYGGIWPDYSYTIWLESLKKNFDVSKEVISIGYKFREKEICPEVVRRLEEEGIKLC; from the exons ATGCCGACGCCGGACTACAGCGTGGAGCTTGAGCTCGGCGAGCCTCCACCAGAACTGCTGGAGTACTCCCGCCAACACTGTGGGGAAGACCCCAACACTCGTCTGCAGGCCATAGACGAGTTAAGGGACATGATCTATG aacgAGGGGAGTGCACTCCTCATCGCATGGACGACGAGTTCTTGATAAGATTTTTGCGCGCGCGCAACTTTATACCACAAAGGGCACATCGtttg ATGGTGAATTACTACCAGTTCAAGGAAGACAACCCGGAACTTTTCGAGAACATCTTTCCATTGGACCTCCGCTGTATCGGGGACGCTAATGTGATTGCTGTGCCTCCGTACCGAGACCAGGAAGGAAGGCGGCTACTACACTTCAGAATCG gATGCTGGGATCCTAAATCTGTACCTGTAGAGGATTTGTTCAAGGCGACCATCCTGGCGTTAGAGATAGGCATGTTGGAACAGAGGACGCAGATCCTCGGAGGAGTCGCCATCTTTGATCTGGAGGACATCGGCACGCAGCACGCTTGGCAGATCACGCCATCCGTCGCAGCCAAGATTGTTAAACTATTGGTg TCGAGTTTTCCGGCCATCACCCATGCGATCCACATCATCAACCACTCGTGGCTCTTCGACAAAATTTACAGCATATTCAGGCCGTTTCTCAACGAGAGTATGAGCTCCAAGATCTATTTCCACGGATACGACGTCAAGTCCTTACACAAACACATCCATCCCGACCACCTGCCAGAGAGATACGGCGGCATCTGGCCAGATTATTCTTACACAATATGGCTAGAATCCCTCAAGAAAAACTTCGACGTCTCTAAAGAGGTTATTTCAATCGGATACAAATTCCGCGAAAAGGAAATTTGCCCAGAAGTCGTGAGAAGACTGGAAGAGGAAGGAATAAAGTTGTGTTAA
- the LOC106143639 gene encoding alpha-tocopherol transfer protein isoform X2 → MPTPDYSVELELGEPPPELLEYSRQHCGEDPNTRLQAIDELRDMIYERGECTPHRMDDEFLIRFLRARNFIPQRAHRLMVNYYQFKEDNPELFENIFPLDLRCIGDANVIAVPPYRDQEGRRLLHFRIGCWDPKSVPVEDLFKATILALEIGMLEQRTQILGGVAIFDLEDIGTQHAWQITPSVAAKIVKLLSSFPAITHAIHIINHSWLFDKIYSIFRPFLNESMSSKIYFHGYDVKSLHKHIHPDHLPERYGGIWPDYSYTIWLESLKKNFDVSKEVISIGYKFREKEICPEVVRRLEEEGIKLC, encoded by the exons ATGCCGACGCCGGACTACAGCGTGGAGCTTGAGCTCGGCGAGCCTCCACCAGAACTGCTGGAGTACTCCCGCCAACACTGTGGGGAAGACCCCAACACTCGTCTGCAGGCCATAGACGAGTTAAGGGACATGATCTATG aacgAGGGGAGTGCACTCCTCATCGCATGGACGACGAGTTCTTGATAAGATTTTTGCGCGCGCGCAACTTTATACCACAAAGGGCACATCGtttg ATGGTGAATTACTACCAGTTCAAGGAAGACAACCCGGAACTTTTCGAGAACATCTTTCCATTGGACCTCCGCTGTATCGGGGACGCTAATGTGATTGCTGTGCCTCCGTACCGAGACCAGGAAGGAAGGCGGCTACTACACTTCAGAATCG gATGCTGGGATCCTAAATCTGTACCTGTAGAGGATTTGTTCAAGGCGACCATCCTGGCGTTAGAGATAGGCATGTTGGAACAGAGGACGCAGATCCTCGGAGGAGTCGCCATCTTTGATCTGGAGGACATCGGCACGCAGCACGCTTGGCAGATCACGCCATCCGTCGCAGCCAAGATTGTTAAACTATTG TCGAGTTTTCCGGCCATCACCCATGCGATCCACATCATCAACCACTCGTGGCTCTTCGACAAAATTTACAGCATATTCAGGCCGTTTCTCAACGAGAGTATGAGCTCCAAGATCTATTTCCACGGATACGACGTCAAGTCCTTACACAAACACATCCATCCCGACCACCTGCCAGAGAGATACGGCGGCATCTGGCCAGATTATTCTTACACAATATGGCTAGAATCCCTCAAGAAAAACTTCGACGTCTCTAAAGAGGTTATTTCAATCGGATACAAATTCCGCGAAAAGGAAATTTGCCCAGAAGTCGTGAGAAGACTGGAAGAGGAAGGAATAAAGTTGTGTTAA